The following proteins come from a genomic window of Legionella cherrii:
- a CDS encoding hydroxyethylthiazole kinase, which translates to MTPEINDILRKIKEQKPFVLTITNYFPMGYVASGIRSVGGFPIMCSAEEEVEELLKISKAVVINLGKLDNAFVKLSNHICKTANQMNIPIILDPVGAGATRYRTDVATNLIKKHQISIIRGYPNEIASLLTGELVIHDNNHLIEDKTIIEQAKSLSKKHKLVVVVSGKRHWVVNSNQMDQFNFDSAMVQKVAGIGNLLSAIISVFNSVVQDHFWAAKNAVHFYADCVGPTSSSASGPASLIIGIIDKIYINATKAQLFT; encoded by the coding sequence ATGACTCCTGAAATAAATGACATTTTAAGGAAAATAAAAGAACAAAAACCTTTTGTATTGACTATTACCAATTATTTTCCTATGGGTTATGTAGCAAGCGGAATACGCAGTGTTGGCGGCTTCCCAATAATGTGTAGTGCCGAAGAAGAAGTTGAGGAATTACTGAAAATATCGAAAGCAGTGGTAATCAATCTGGGCAAATTAGATAACGCTTTTGTTAAACTGAGTAACCACATCTGTAAAACAGCAAATCAAATGAATATTCCCATCATTTTAGATCCAGTGGGAGCGGGAGCAACCCGATACCGAACTGATGTTGCAACCAATCTGATTAAAAAACATCAAATTTCTATTATCCGTGGCTATCCTAATGAAATTGCGAGTTTGCTGACTGGCGAACTCGTCATCCACGATAATAATCATCTGATCGAAGACAAAACAATAATTGAACAAGCTAAGTCCTTATCAAAAAAACATAAGCTTGTTGTCGTCGTCAGCGGGAAAAGACATTGGGTTGTCAACTCCAATCAGATGGATCAATTTAATTTTGATTCAGCTATGGTTCAAAAAGTAGCGGGGATAGGCAATTTACTTTCAGCAATTATTAGTGTTTTTAATTCCGTAGTCCAAGATCATTTTTGGGCTGCCAAAAATGCGGTACATTTTTACGCCGACTGCGTTGGCCCAACTTCTTCTAGTGCGTCCGGTCCTGCATCATTGATTATTGGGATAATCGATAAAATCTACATTAATGCAACAAAAGCACAACTGTTTACTTAG
- a CDS encoding GCG_CRPN prefix-to-repeats domain-containing protein, with product MSKSSCISKVLSTGIIVGSIFFAVGYTSIASAAQGCGHGYHRNMYNQCVLNRPGPYARPAPYHHNCWRNAWGQLRCR from the coding sequence ATGAGTAAAAGTTCATGCATTTCAAAAGTGTTAAGTACAGGTATTATTGTCGGTTCAATATTTTTCGCCGTAGGTTATACATCCATTGCCAGTGCAGCTCAAGGCTGCGGACATGGATATCATAGGAATATGTATAATCAATGCGTATTAAATCGTCCAGGACCATATGCTAGACCAGCTCCATATCATCACAATTGCTGGAGAAATGCATGGGGTCAATTACGTTGCAGATAA
- a CDS encoding hotdog fold thioesterase, translated as MPVNERTKQPIGILHGGANVALSETVASTAANAVIDISQFFCVGLEINANHIHSVKQGIVTAITSPIHIGRSTHVWEVKIFNEEQKLTCISRMTASVINHPRE; from the coding sequence ATGCCAGTCAATGAGCGCACCAAACAGCCCATAGGCATTCTTCACGGTGGTGCCAATGTCGCCTTATCGGAAACAGTAGCCAGCACGGCAGCAAATGCAGTGATAGATATAAGTCAATTTTTTTGTGTTGGTTTAGAAATTAATGCCAATCATATTCACTCCGTGAAACAAGGCATTGTTACTGCCATCACCTCCCCTATCCATATAGGACGCTCCACTCATGTTTGGGAAGTTAAGATTTTTAATGAAGAACAAAAACTAACATGCATTTCGAGAATGACTGCGTCCGTAATCAATCACCCCAGAGAATAA
- a CDS encoding acylphosphatase: MLNQACMKCFISGKVQGVWYRASAQKEAIKLGITGWARNLDDGRVEVFACGSVENLELFYEWLKEGPQLAVVEECTYEQLTWEEYKGFDTF; the protein is encoded by the coding sequence ATGTTGAATCAAGCATGTATGAAATGTTTTATCTCTGGAAAAGTTCAGGGAGTGTGGTATCGCGCCTCGGCCCAAAAAGAAGCAATAAAACTGGGTATTACCGGTTGGGCACGAAATCTTGATGATGGGCGTGTAGAGGTTTTTGCTTGTGGTTCTGTTGAAAACCTTGAACTATTTTACGAATGGCTAAAGGAAGGGCCGCAACTTGCTGTTGTAGAAGAATGTACTTATGAGCAGCTTACTTGGGAAGAGTATAAGGGATTTGATACTTTTTAA
- a CDS encoding alpha/beta hydrolase codes for MSRNHIPQTLQNFLNLSNTKPAVFVPEEVRDLAEKTAEAFALPKLFVPLISSLVLQLADRVIPTRIYHPAPQKKLPLMIYFHGGGHLSGSIDTHDALCRRIAVSSQTVVLSVGYRLAPEFPYPAGLEDCIAVFERKAELLKAFQVNTEQVFLAGDSAGGNLALSVCHQMKKLGDASIKGLVLIYPSTDFSMNYDSYQRNGEGFLLTREKIKWYFDNYFRNGGDRIQASPMYFQHLELLPPCYIAAAEYDPLFDEALAFAKKIENLGVSVILEEFKGMIHVFAQLEIFVPDQVFQLIQSIEHFIKSQSLY; via the coding sequence ATGTCACGAAACCATATACCTCAAACACTGCAAAATTTTTTAAATTTGAGCAATACAAAACCCGCTGTTTTTGTGCCTGAAGAGGTTCGTGATCTTGCAGAAAAAACAGCGGAAGCTTTTGCGCTGCCTAAATTATTTGTACCCTTGATCAGTAGCCTGGTGCTGCAACTGGCTGATCGGGTGATACCAACACGAATTTATCATCCGGCCCCACAAAAAAAATTACCTTTAATGATTTATTTTCATGGAGGCGGACATCTCTCAGGAAGTATAGATACCCATGATGCGCTTTGCCGGCGCATCGCGGTTAGCAGCCAAACTGTAGTTCTCTCTGTGGGCTATCGTTTAGCCCCAGAATTTCCATACCCAGCTGGGTTGGAGGATTGTATTGCAGTGTTTGAACGAAAGGCTGAATTACTTAAAGCGTTTCAAGTAAATACCGAACAGGTTTTCTTAGCAGGTGATAGTGCTGGAGGAAATTTAGCACTATCAGTCTGCCATCAAATGAAAAAACTGGGCGATGCTTCGATTAAAGGATTAGTGTTAATTTATCCTTCTACTGATTTCTCTATGAACTATGATTCATATCAACGGAATGGAGAAGGTTTTTTGCTCACACGAGAAAAAATTAAATGGTATTTTGATAATTATTTTAGAAATGGAGGTGATCGCATTCAAGCATCACCCATGTATTTCCAACATTTAGAATTATTGCCACCTTGTTATATCGCAGCAGCAGAATATGATCCTTTGTTTGATGAAGCACTTGCGTTTGCAAAAAAAATAGAAAACTTGGGGGTTTCTGTAATCCTTGAAGAATTTAAGGGAATGATTCATGTCTTTGCACAACTTGAAATATTTGTCCCTGATCAGGTTTTTCAATTAATTCAATCTATAGAACATTTTATCAAGTCTCAGTCTCTTTATTAG
- a CDS encoding MFS transporter, protein MSARRKTSSFNLFWLLNYISIASVSAAIITPALPKIQAEYLLGPGAVEWIVSAFLIGYVVGQLIYGPLANRFGRLKALRTGLVINLFGIVICLLALLQGSYWLLVSGRLITALGSASGLACTFMLINEWLPESQRKTAMAYSVLSFALGIGIAVVVGGLITEYLHWQGCFWILLMHGVIMLWGTCVFSETLMHPKSIHVLTIIRDYYAALSSAKLVIYSLVVGCCSAISYCFSAAGPQIAEELLKLSAAEYGYWNILNIMGMLFGGLFSKQLLSRFSANQLISIGFLGVAVGILNLLMMWHFESQSTLWFFLITSSLYLFSSFLFSGGSFVASNALKDKASAAAMMSFVNMCFATLSVILMGYLMINPLLSFIIILSIVWLLVVGLLMMKILMINNSLMLSGDSE, encoded by the coding sequence ATGAGTGCTCGTAGAAAAACATCCTCATTTAACCTATTTTGGTTGCTCAACTACATTTCAATTGCATCCGTTTCGGCAGCGATTATCACCCCTGCTTTGCCCAAAATCCAGGCGGAGTATCTTTTAGGCCCAGGAGCCGTTGAATGGATCGTCTCCGCATTTTTGATTGGCTATGTGGTAGGTCAATTAATCTATGGACCCCTCGCTAACCGATTTGGGCGTTTAAAAGCGCTACGCACAGGGCTAGTAATTAATCTATTCGGGATTGTTATTTGTTTGCTTGCTTTGTTACAAGGCAGCTATTGGTTGCTTGTGAGTGGAAGGTTAATTACCGCTTTAGGTTCTGCCAGTGGGCTTGCATGTACCTTCATGTTAATTAATGAATGGTTACCTGAGTCACAACGCAAAACGGCTATGGCCTACTCTGTGTTGTCTTTTGCACTGGGGATTGGGATCGCTGTAGTAGTTGGTGGATTAATTACTGAATATCTTCACTGGCAAGGATGTTTTTGGATTTTACTCATGCATGGTGTAATAATGCTTTGGGGCACCTGTGTATTTAGCGAAACATTAATGCATCCTAAATCGATACATGTTTTAACGATTATCCGTGATTATTATGCCGCCCTATCTTCTGCAAAACTGGTGATTTATTCATTAGTGGTGGGCTGTTGTTCTGCAATATCTTATTGCTTTTCTGCTGCAGGACCTCAAATCGCAGAAGAGTTATTGAAGCTTTCAGCAGCAGAATATGGCTATTGGAATATACTCAACATTATGGGTATGCTCTTTGGCGGATTATTTTCCAAACAATTACTGTCTCGTTTCTCAGCAAATCAGCTCATTTCGATTGGTTTTCTTGGCGTTGCCGTAGGGATACTTAATTTATTGATGATGTGGCATTTCGAGAGTCAATCGACGTTATGGTTTTTCCTGATTACATCCAGTTTATATTTATTTAGTAGTTTCCTCTTTTCAGGAGGTTCATTTGTAGCTTCTAACGCACTAAAGGACAAAGCCAGTGCTGCGGCCATGATGAGTTTTGTTAACATGTGCTTTGCAACACTCAGTGTCATTTTAATGGGCTATTTAATGATAAATCCTTTATTAAGTTTTATTATTATTTTAAGTATTGTTTGGCTACTTGTTGTCGGACTATTAATGATGAAGATTTTGATGATAAATAATTCGTTGATGTTATCTGGGGATTCAGAGTAA
- a CDS encoding DUF308 domain-containing protein: protein MNTNFLAAVLGWYLVIVSLLLLIRREIVVTAMRELMGQRAVMLVVGIITLIIGLLMVISHNVWVMGWPVIVTIFAWLILIGGLFRLYCPDTVYQIWNKLIDKYGLLITTGVISLIIGLFLLYKVYFH from the coding sequence ATGAATACCAATTTTCTAGCTGCTGTATTAGGTTGGTATTTGGTAATTGTGAGCCTGCTTTTACTTATAAGACGTGAAATTGTAGTTACCGCAATGAGAGAATTAATGGGGCAACGTGCTGTAATGTTAGTTGTTGGCATAATAACCTTAATTATTGGTTTATTAATGGTTATTAGTCATAACGTATGGGTAATGGGTTGGCCTGTTATTGTTACGATTTTTGCTTGGTTAATACTAATTGGTGGCTTATTTAGGCTCTATTGTCCAGATACTGTGTATCAAATTTGGAATAAATTAATTGATAAATACGGACTATTGATCACTACGGGAGTAATTTCATTAATCATCGGCCTATTTTTGTTGTATAAAGTTTATTTTCATTGA
- a CDS encoding MATE family efflux transporter: protein MTSFRNNFKPLLRLAIPLILTGLLQSSIYFFVTIFLAHVSQDALAAGSLVAWLFGTFNVIILGILNSINVLVAHQYGAQNKHGISLVFRDGFWLACILTLPASYFFWHIAPLLLYLGQNQALVNLTESYLHALTWGLFPNFITVVLMEFVIGLGKTRLALLFSTLNVSLNILFSFVLIFGKLGLPNLGVAGAGWGSTIGFWITALFFTGFIFINKDYKPYTRHLFTYLKPFYCMELLKIGAPLGIMYCVEIGFFFVLILIVGSLGNQLLAANQITLQYLCILISIIFSIAQAITVRIGHLLGEGDIRSAKNAGYTGTFASIIFMLVAALIYWFFPELLIGIDFDTHAPHNQGVVHFAIQLLAICAIFQIFESARISLFGALRALKDTRYTLVISMISFWGIALPVGYLFAIPLRWGAVGLWWGMSLAAFGSAVLLYRRFNFKMRHYRTNG from the coding sequence GTGACATCATTTAGAAATAATTTTAAACCCTTACTCAGATTAGCTATTCCACTAATTCTCACTGGATTATTACAATCTTCAATTTATTTTTTTGTCACTATTTTTTTAGCTCATGTCAGCCAAGACGCATTAGCGGCAGGTTCACTTGTTGCTTGGCTTTTTGGCACATTTAACGTCATTATTTTGGGTATCTTAAATTCAATTAATGTCTTGGTAGCTCATCAATATGGAGCGCAAAATAAACATGGAATTTCTTTGGTGTTTCGAGATGGGTTCTGGCTGGCGTGTATTTTGACCCTTCCCGCAAGTTATTTTTTTTGGCATATTGCCCCACTGCTCCTGTATCTTGGACAAAATCAAGCATTAGTTAATCTGACAGAATCTTATTTACATGCCTTGACCTGGGGATTATTCCCTAATTTTATCACTGTGGTATTGATGGAGTTTGTTATAGGACTTGGCAAGACACGACTTGCATTACTCTTTAGCACCCTAAATGTTTCCTTAAATATCCTATTTAGTTTTGTACTGATTTTTGGAAAATTAGGTTTGCCCAATCTTGGCGTTGCGGGTGCTGGTTGGGGATCAACTATAGGTTTCTGGATAACTGCATTATTTTTTACTGGGTTTATTTTTATAAATAAAGATTATAAACCTTATACTCGTCATCTCTTTACTTACCTGAAACCATTTTACTGCATGGAGCTACTAAAAATTGGTGCTCCTCTAGGGATAATGTATTGTGTGGAAATTGGCTTTTTCTTTGTCTTGATTTTAATTGTAGGTTCTCTTGGAAATCAATTGTTGGCCGCAAATCAAATCACCTTACAATACCTATGCATATTGATATCGATCATTTTTTCTATAGCACAAGCAATCACTGTTCGCATAGGGCATTTACTTGGAGAAGGTGATATACGCTCTGCAAAGAACGCAGGTTATACCGGTACTTTTGCTTCCATTATTTTTATGCTTGTTGCAGCGCTTATTTATTGGTTTTTCCCTGAATTACTTATTGGAATTGATTTTGATACACACGCTCCCCACAATCAGGGCGTTGTGCATTTTGCCATCCAACTTCTCGCAATTTGTGCAATTTTTCAAATATTCGAATCAGCCCGTATCTCGCTATTTGGTGCTTTACGTGCCCTAAAAGACACACGTTATACTCTGGTCATCTCCATGATCAGTTTTTGGGGAATCGCTCTACCTGTCGGTTACTTATTTGCAATTCCTCTTCGATGGGGAGCCGTCGGTCTTTGGTGGGGCATGTCATTGGCTGCTTTTGGTAGTGCTGTATTGCTCTACAGACGGTTTAATTTTAAAATGCGCCATTATCGAACAAATGGATGA
- a CDS encoding YajQ family cyclic di-GMP-binding protein codes for MPSFDIVSETNMVELRNAVDNAVREMGTRFDFRGVESSIELKELTVTLRAESDFQVRQLEDLFRNHCSKRNLDASGVDMEEEPVHSGKFYSLNMTFKQGIDQPTAKDIVKHIKDSKIKVQASIQGDKIRVTGKKRDDLQEVIALLKKSDIKLPLQYENFRD; via the coding sequence ATGCCTTCTTTTGATATTGTCTCTGAAACTAATATGGTTGAATTACGTAATGCGGTTGATAATGCAGTGCGCGAAATGGGTACTCGCTTTGATTTTCGAGGGGTAGAGTCAAGTATAGAACTTAAAGAACTTACGGTGACATTGCGCGCCGAATCAGACTTTCAAGTCAGGCAATTGGAAGATTTGTTCCGCAATCATTGCAGTAAACGTAATCTTGATGCCTCTGGTGTAGATATGGAAGAGGAGCCGGTGCATAGTGGAAAATTTTACTCCTTAAATATGACCTTTAAACAAGGAATAGATCAGCCAACAGCTAAGGATATCGTCAAACATATTAAAGATTCCAAGATTAAGGTTCAAGCTTCTATTCAAGGGGATAAAATTCGTGTTACAGGTAAAAAACGTGATGATTTACAAGAAGTAATTGCGCTTTTAAAAAAATCAGATATCAAATTGCCATTGCAGTATGAGAATTTTCGAGATTAG
- a CDS encoding M48 family metalloprotease: MIKLKIKKNICWILFASLLAQPAFAEGLSPYSTSELEQLEKEFVQQINQSESVERNPLASQYVNRIGKNLARAGHIKSPDFFIVKSNEINAFAGPGGHIGINSQLILTTDSESELAGVMAHEIAHVRLHHLYRAIEHQKQMRIPMLASLLASAALGIINPTVGMAGMMGSLSGFSQDNINFTRSKEKEADRIGIDMLIKAGYNPHSMAAFFKKMQENSRYYYTANVPAILRTHPLDGDRIAEAENRTAQFSHKQFADSSDYPLVKELIRTSVTREPKTLLDYYEHQCNKKTPAYACQYGHALSLINTNNYAKAAAILSPLLAQNNNLYFQIAMAQTETGLSQHKAALSRLEEIQKNYPDNYAALMAYAQGLLAANQNEKATTILLKGSRKYKQDLPLCRELARAQAQAHQKSYAYFTQAQCLLLEGQKRAAVAQLKVARGLAKKDPYLTARISAKIDEIVN; the protein is encoded by the coding sequence ATGATTAAATTGAAAATTAAGAAAAACATCTGTTGGATTCTGTTTGCAAGTCTTCTTGCCCAGCCTGCTTTCGCTGAGGGACTCTCCCCATACTCAACAAGTGAACTGGAACAATTAGAAAAAGAGTTCGTGCAGCAGATCAATCAATCAGAAAGTGTGGAACGAAATCCATTAGCCAGCCAATACGTTAATCGTATAGGAAAAAATCTTGCGCGTGCTGGACATATTAAATCACCTGATTTCTTCATAGTAAAATCAAATGAAATCAATGCCTTCGCAGGTCCTGGTGGGCATATAGGGATCAATTCTCAACTCATTTTAACTACTGATAGTGAAAGTGAACTTGCGGGGGTAATGGCCCATGAGATCGCACACGTGCGTTTGCATCACCTTTACAGAGCTATCGAACATCAAAAACAAATGCGTATTCCCATGCTCGCTTCTTTACTGGCATCGGCAGCTTTAGGGATTATCAATCCTACAGTTGGCATGGCCGGAATGATGGGATCTTTATCAGGATTTTCCCAAGATAACATCAACTTTACGCGCTCTAAAGAAAAAGAAGCAGATAGAATTGGCATCGATATGCTGATTAAAGCAGGATATAATCCTCATAGTATGGCTGCTTTTTTTAAAAAAATGCAGGAAAATTCACGCTATTATTATACTGCGAATGTCCCTGCTATTCTGCGTACCCATCCTCTAGACGGAGACAGGATAGCCGAAGCGGAAAACCGTACTGCACAATTTTCACACAAACAATTTGCAGACTCTTCTGATTATCCGTTAGTCAAAGAGTTAATTCGAACTTCAGTAACCCGTGAGCCTAAAACATTACTTGATTATTATGAGCATCAATGCAACAAAAAAACCCCTGCCTATGCCTGCCAATATGGTCATGCGCTTAGCTTAATTAATACAAATAATTATGCAAAGGCCGCTGCGATTTTAAGTCCTTTGCTAGCGCAAAATAATAATCTTTATTTTCAAATTGCTATGGCACAGACTGAAACAGGATTATCCCAGCATAAAGCGGCCCTCTCTCGACTGGAAGAAATACAAAAAAATTACCCAGATAATTATGCAGCCTTGATGGCTTATGCTCAGGGTTTATTGGCTGCGAATCAAAATGAAAAAGCAACAACTATCCTACTTAAAGGAAGTAGAAAGTACAAACAAGATCTTCCTTTATGCCGTGAATTAGCCCGAGCACAAGCGCAAGCGCATCAAAAAAGTTATGCTTATTTTACACAAGCTCAATGTTTACTTCTTGAAGGACAAAAAAGAGCGGCGGTCGCTCAACTTAAAGTTGCTCGTGGTCTTGCCAAAAAAGATCCTTATTTAACAGCAAGGATTTCCGCCAAAATTGATGAAATTGTGAATTAA
- the ribD gene encoding bifunctional diaminohydroxyphosphoribosylaminopyrimidine deaminase/5-amino-6-(5-phosphoribosylamino)uracil reductase RibD — MHKKFLLATLEQARLGQGHCAPNPCVGAVAVQNGTIIAQACHRGAGTPHAEQLLLSQIPPKMPGVSLYISLEPCNHWGRTPPCVDAIIQYGVEEVVFAYLDPNPVVAKNNSTEKLRAHGIKVTHYPVDEITEFYKSYTYWTLTQKPRVTVKIAQTLNGKIGRTIGERVILSNALCGEFTHRMRAAADVILTTARTVQLDNPKMNVRIGQEEQAKPVAIIDRQLSLDKNSQIFSTAAHCYVYHSNEREVSYPNSTLHFIPSKDGSMNLSAIISHLGELGFHDVWVEAGGALFTALHQEGLVHRTYLYIVPSILEHNAVSAYQQSGIFNRAHTISWHAMGDNMIACLDWREDKMNTGSNEVAL, encoded by the coding sequence ATGCACAAAAAGTTTTTGCTCGCAACGCTTGAACAGGCCCGTCTTGGTCAAGGCCACTGCGCCCCTAATCCTTGTGTTGGCGCTGTTGCTGTGCAAAATGGAACTATTATAGCACAAGCATGTCATAGAGGTGCAGGGACACCTCATGCAGAACAATTATTGTTATCACAGATTCCTCCTAAAATGCCAGGGGTCAGTCTATATATTTCTCTCGAGCCTTGTAATCATTGGGGAAGAACGCCGCCTTGTGTCGATGCGATTATTCAGTATGGAGTAGAAGAGGTTGTTTTTGCCTATTTGGATCCTAATCCAGTTGTAGCTAAAAATAATTCCACAGAAAAATTACGTGCTCATGGAATAAAAGTGACGCACTATCCTGTAGATGAGATTACTGAATTTTATAAAAGTTATACCTATTGGACTTTGACGCAAAAGCCAAGAGTAACAGTGAAAATAGCACAAACATTAAATGGTAAAATCGGTCGCACAATAGGGGAACGGGTTATTTTGTCTAATGCTTTGTGCGGGGAGTTCACGCATCGAATGCGCGCGGCGGCTGATGTGATTCTTACAACCGCTCGAACAGTGCAACTGGATAATCCCAAGATGAATGTGCGTATAGGCCAGGAAGAGCAGGCAAAACCAGTTGCAATTATCGACAGACAGTTAAGTCTTGATAAAAACTCGCAAATTTTTTCAACAGCTGCTCATTGTTATGTATATCATAGCAATGAACGAGAAGTTTCTTATCCCAATAGTACTTTGCATTTTATTCCTTCTAAGGATGGATCTATGAATTTAAGTGCTATAATCAGCCACCTAGGAGAGTTGGGATTTCATGATGTTTGGGTAGAAGCAGGAGGGGCTCTTTTTACTGCACTCCATCAAGAAGGATTGGTTCATCGAACTTATTTATATATAGTTCCAAGTATTTTGGAGCACAATGCAGTTTCAGCATACCAGCAGAGTGGGATTTTTAACCGAGCGCATACAATTTCTTGGCATGCTATGGGTGACAATATGATAGCATGTCTGGATTGGCGGGAAGATAAAATGAACACTGGATCAAATGAGGTCGCGTTATGA